From one Marinobacter sp. LV10MA510-1 genomic stretch:
- a CDS encoding helix-turn-helix domain-containing protein, which translates to MAQHKHVGSSLDDLLEADGTLEQVEAEALKRVIVWQIQQAMGQTGVNKSQLAQKMHTSRTVVNRLLDEKDTGVTITTLVKAGRALGMAWTLQAVEDNGSPRAA; encoded by the coding sequence ATGGCACAGCACAAACACGTTGGCAGCTCTCTCGATGATCTGCTTGAAGCTGACGGCACCCTTGAGCAAGTAGAAGCTGAGGCGCTGAAGCGGGTAATCGTCTGGCAGATTCAGCAGGCAATGGGACAGACTGGCGTGAACAAGTCTCAACTTGCCCAGAAAATGCATACCAGCCGTACGGTGGTTAACCGCCTTCTTGATGAGAAGGACACTGGTGTAACCATCACAACGCTTGTCAAAGCCGGGCGCGCTTTGGGTATGGCCTGGACTTTGCAGGCTGTTGAGGATAACGGATCTCCTCGCGCTGCGTGA
- the rho gene encoding transcription termination factor Rho → MHTVFLTLSAHFEKYLSNESYQAIMTRKTLGLTRKPIKDAKPVAGEAEAMVEVEADPQKRFLNGVAINPAPGIRLESGSEELTVRAMDLITPIGMGQRGLIVAPPGSGKSTVLKHICQAVGKAYPEIKLYALLIDERPEEVTDFRRSVPAEVHASSSDESYAHHVRVADELLDIGRQQAGEGHNVMIVIDSLTRLSRVHNAERKSSGRTMSGGVDARAMEIPRRLFGAARNIENGGSLTILATVLVDTGSRMDQVIFEEFKGTGNMELVLSRDVANQRIFPALDISKSSTRREELLLDPKDLDKIIALRRALGGLKPLEGTKKLVELLEKYPTNAELLKNIPGPG, encoded by the coding sequence TTGCACACTGTTTTTTTGACGTTATCAGCCCATTTCGAAAAATATCTATCAAACGAGAGCTATCAAGCAATTATGACGAGAAAGACATTAGGTTTAACCCGAAAACCAATTAAAGACGCTAAACCAGTGGCTGGGGAAGCCGAAGCTATGGTTGAAGTTGAGGCTGATCCACAAAAACGTTTTTTAAATGGTGTGGCTATCAATCCAGCGCCGGGGATTCGCCTGGAGTCAGGTTCAGAAGAACTTACGGTGCGCGCGATGGATTTGATCACGCCTATTGGAATGGGGCAGCGAGGTTTAATAGTTGCACCGCCGGGGTCTGGAAAATCGACGGTTTTAAAACATATTTGCCAGGCGGTGGGAAAGGCGTATCCCGAGATTAAACTTTACGCGTTATTGATAGATGAGCGACCCGAAGAGGTCACTGATTTCAGGCGTAGCGTCCCGGCTGAGGTACACGCTTCTTCTTCGGATGAAAGTTATGCTCATCACGTTCGCGTTGCCGATGAACTTCTTGATATCGGCCGCCAACAAGCGGGCGAGGGTCACAACGTCATGATTGTGATTGATTCTCTCACGAGGCTTTCGCGTGTGCATAATGCGGAGCGAAAGAGCAGCGGTCGTACTATGTCTGGCGGGGTGGATGCTCGAGCGATGGAAATTCCGCGGAGGTTGTTTGGCGCTGCACGAAACATTGAGAATGGCGGCTCGCTGACCATTTTGGCAACCGTTTTGGTGGATACCGGCAGCCGTATGGACCAGGTTATCTTTGAGGAATTTAAGGGCACGGGGAACATGGAGCTGGTTTTATCGAGAGACGTGGCGAATCAGCGAATCTTTCCCGCGCTGGATATTTCGAAAAGCAGTACACGCCGTGAAGAGCTGCTGTTGGATCCAAAAGATTTAGACAAAATAATAGCATTGCGCCGGGCGCTTGGCGGTCTCAAACCGCTAGAGGGCACAAAAAAGCTGGTTGAGCTGCTTGAGAAGTACCCCACAAATGCCGAGCTTCTGAAAAACATTCCCGGGCCAGGATGA
- a CDS encoding YHS domain-containing (seleno)protein, whose product MILITFALFLTTGAWASQPSVYTGLLSDTGAGGYCAWAVAQGYLAKGDPQHWAIRDGRLYLNYNQSVQNRWLEDTRGFIRQADANWPKVLE is encoded by the coding sequence ATGATACTCATCACCTTCGCACTATTCCTGACCACTGGTGCATGGGCTTCCCAACCTTCCGTCTACACGGGCTTGCTGAGCGATACGGGAGCGGGCGGCTACTGCGCCTGGGCGGTCGCCCAAGGCTACCTCGCCAAAGGTGATCCACAACACTGGGCCATCCGAGATGGCCGTCTATATCTGAACTACAACCAGTCTGTGCAGAACCGATGGCTCGAGGACACCAGAGGATTCATTAGGCAGGCAGACGCGAACTGGCCAAAAGTTCTGGAATAG
- a CDS encoding thioredoxin family protein, with product MSYTSRYTPETLSRDELDQSTGPMVIEFGTNWCGICQGAQADIKAAMDNHPDVPHVKVEDGKGCRLGRTFGVKLWPTLIFLKDGEEIARVVRPEDSSDIEDALLKIH from the coding sequence ATGTCGTACACCAGCCGATATACACCCGAAACCCTGAGCCGTGATGAGCTGGACCAGAGCACGGGCCCAATGGTGATTGAATTCGGCACCAACTGGTGCGGGATCTGCCAGGGTGCTCAGGCGGACATCAAGGCGGCAATGGACAATCACCCAGACGTTCCGCATGTGAAGGTTGAGGATGGCAAAGGCTGCAGATTGGGGCGGACGTTTGGCGTTAAGCTCTGGCCGACCCTGATTTTTTTGAAGGATGGTGAAGAAATAGCGCGGGTCGTCCGCCCAGAAGACAGCAGCGACATCGAAGATGCACTGCTGAAGATTCACTAA